CATGGATGACTCGTCAGATCCGTCAAGCTATTCGAAAGCGCGATCGTCTTAAAAACTTATTCCAAACGTTAAGGGGCTGTTTACGTGGAggaaggaagatcctagtaccaggaAAATCCTAGAAGGTGGAATAACTTTTCGTcgggtttacatgcagaaatttcggcACTTGAGTTGTCCAAGTAGAGAAGGTTAGAGATGGAAataaaaatggcggacgacAAAATCACTGCAATTTGGGTCCTTCTGCGCTCTTTGCTAGCGTAAATCACTACCTTTCAGCTGAATTAACACAATAATCTGCTCGAGGATTACTCCAAACGAAATGGTTGGCCTTTATTGCCGTAATTAGCCACTGGACGACCCGCCGACATTTTGTCGCGTTTGTCCCTAGTACTACGATCTTCCTagcgaaagcagtttacatggtcctaggatcttcctacctcTCAGTTAGAAAGGTCCTAGTACaaggaagatcctagcgctagggacaagtacaaccctttgcgtgtaaactgaatacagaaaacatatggcgctaggatgatcctccctctaggatcttcctggttctaggatcttccttccTCCATGTAGACAGCTCCCTAAATCCCATCTTGTTCAGAGAAACTTAATAGTTAGTCTTATCAGGATGGCAAAGATAATACAAAGACCAACCAAGCTCTTAGTAATCCAGCAATTTCTTCCAAATAGTGGTGGCGTATGCCAGTGAAATCCACGTATGGTAATAAGTGTTACTCGGCTATTCCGGCGATCTCCAAAGGTGATGTTTTGAtatccaaaagaaaaataaaacgttttcaatGACTCCGCTCAgaacccggagcgagcaacttccatgacTTCCATGCGCTCGTGTTACGGAGTTTTcgcggaccagtttatttttagaacggtttggcGCGAATTTTGTAAATCTTTTAAATCCCTCAAACCACAAAtgaaaccagtcagcaaaacctacggacctaaattgaaaatgataGTTTTTGCCTCTTAATAacttttagttttcctttttgatatcttatacttcgaatgagCTCATAGACATAGTGAAGATTTATTTTCGCAAggaaaagtgccctaaaatttgtctaaaaataggcctagtatgggagttgctcgctgTTGAAGTTCCATTTCTCCCTCGGTGGTCATCAGACTCTGTCTGTAAACACTGCGGATGAAGAAATGGTTCGTAACCTTTTATCATCTGTTAAGTTTTCAAAAGCTAGTGGCTACGACGCCTTAAGCAATAAGATAATAAGACTTATCAGTGAGGGTCTATATAAACCGTTCAAGTGCTTTCGCTGTTagcaataatttttggaacaacACTCACCGGAACTTAAAAATCACTCCACGTAAAAGCAATGTTAAGTTACATTGGGGAAAAAAATCGACGTTCTTGATGAAACAAATTTGCAAACACTAGTGGTTTAAAAGAACGTTTGCACGTTGGGGGACAGGAAGTCCTTCTACAATGATATGTGACAACTTGACACTATGTTCACTCTGATTTATTAACTTCACACTCTTTTAATAACTTTACAAGCACAAGACTAGCTGAATCCCTCTAACAAAAGCTCGTTGCAGCTCCTTTTATCCAGACTGGACTTAAAGACTGTCAATCTTattcattagagacctttagattccaggacgaggacgactacaaatacgagatttgacttaaagttttttcgcgtattctcaaaatatagactccccggaaagcttcattttattattttcgaCTTGAAAAATTAGCACTGTGATCTTTAGTAAGAGAGGTTACAcactctcccgatcgcaaaatgacaaaacttctaacatttgatatcttgtttccgccacttctACATTCTCGCTAAACTCGTAGTAGATTGAAGAATGCTATCACGTTTTCCAGtcaaaatgacgctggctcacgcgcgagcactactcaGTGCTGGTAAAATATCGTACACGTAGTCGTACTTGTCTTAGAATCTTAAGGTCTCTTATTTGAATTAACATTAGCAGAAATTCGAATTGTTACAAGAATCATTCATTTACTTTCCTTCGAGGTTCTAgcgtaacaaaaaaaatctacttTTAATCTAAAATTCACACAGTCATGTCATAACAAAATAGTCAGAGAGatataaaaaatacaaagaaggTTCATACGAATACAAATCAACTACATACAATACCGGTACTACTAAAAGTACAACTCGTCATTTTTCGTACAGTACCAAAACTTGTCGTTTGAAACCTTCTTGTTGGAATATCATAACAATACTAATTAGTCCCGCCTTTTTCCATACATTAACTCAAAAATTGTTTACGAGTTTGCTAGGAAAAACCCGTCGTAGCTAAGAACAATATTGCATCATGGACTAATAAATTGAACAATAGATGTTTATTTTCCACGTAATCTCAAATAATTACAGGTTAACGCACTCGGCGagtgaattatcgggatttacctgcacgagttcactaacaatgaacgaGAAATTTCAATACCGCACGAGGCCGCCGAGTGCGGTATTGAAAATTTCgagttcattgttagtgaacgagtgcaggtaaatcccgataattcacgAGCAACGAGtgcgttaacatttttattattcaaattgaatacactgcacaaagaaacactacactgaaacaactatatactaggtaaaccagacaaaatgctggttttgaatttaatacgtttcaaagttaataacaaattaatcatactttttacaaaatatatccgaaactacatgaacatggttgttaaatgaacaccgaatgactttatttaaaaaaggtttaaaatgactttctgaaaaaatttaacaagcagtAAACGTCTTTCTCAACGTCTCTATTGCAATGAGTTTGACACGAACGTAAGCTCAGTTATCAACTTACttctttgtaatgtttatgTTGATTTGACAGTCTTTGAATTCTGCACGTGAAAGGACGTTAAGCGTTGGAGAATGGTTTAAATTAGCCACTACATTCTGTACATTGTGGCTTTGACTGTTTTGTGTTAGATTTTCGATGTTATTCACAGCACCGACTACCGCGCCGGACGTAGACTCCTTCGAATCATGACCAACTCTAGCAAGAATATTGGAGGATTCTTTGTACTTTTCCAGGCTTTGTCTGTCACAATACGACTTAACGCTGCTCTCGCTTCTGTGGCCTGAAGTCTGCATAATTCTATGAATGGGTATTCCAGCTTCATCCAGAGCAGAGATGGTTGTAGATCTAACACAATGGTTTGTGTAGACCTTGCTCAAGCTTGCCGCGAGCGATATTTCCTTCATCATGTCACCCAGTTTATTCACTCCAATCGGTGAATTTTCAAACCATATTTCGTCGCTAGggagaaaatttctctttggtttctgaAACAGTGCAGTTTGATTAGGATTGAGGACGCtgagaaactttttgaaatattttacaggaCAATTTGACATTCCAGTGCTGAACATTTTTGGATCACTTTCGTCGGCTTTATCTCCGAGACCGCCTTGgtggtttttcgttttttcactgATAGACATCTCCACATATTCACCGCCGTTTGCATCTTTCTTAATGACAAAACTATCTGGTGTTAAGGATCGAAGATTTTCCCTTCCACGGCGACAGAAGTGAAGGCTGATGTTGAACCAGTTCACGCGAAGTAAACTTATTGGGGTTTCGtcactgaaaactttcgtctcgTAGCACTTTTGGATGTCTTCGGGAGAAATAGATGGATGATGTTGAACTTTCGCAAAGCCTTGAGCTTTAAGCTGTTTTAGTTTAGCACTCAgggatttatttgcaattttaaatagcGGATCTCGTACGATAGAAATGCCGCTAAACTCTGGCAGTGTGTTCAAGTGGCGATCAATGGCCGCTCTGATGGACAAGTGCGCTGAAGCACTGTAATGCTCTGTCGGCGATTTCCTTAATTCTTGATAGAATTTCTTCAACCTCTCAGAGAGAACTTCTGGTGAAAGACTTTCCAAAAcctcacttgggtattttttggataaccagtctaaaagacaaacaaaagaaaaaaatacttacaatgatgattttgttcaaagtcggcaaaactgttgacaacatgcaaaaataaggttcaactagcgtgaatgaaaaatttaaaattcgcaaCCTTACCTTTCAAAACAGATATTCCCCAAGCAGTTGCTTTCTTGGTGTTTTTAGGAACTGCATCATCAATGAGGGAATCGATGTCTGCTTCGGACAAATCTTCAAACTTTGAGTCGCCCGAAGCCATGGTGTAAAGACAGTGGTGTATTGAATTTACACCACGGCTATTACACCACGataatgacgtcaaggcggttGTTTCGTCATAACTCAGTGTCACGTGGcacaaatcaaccaatcagaaaatcagaattcgtacagtgtatgaaatttgaataataatcatGAATAAATTACGTTTAATGAAGGGGGTATACGATCCGATTGTGAACTCAGATAATCAGGGTTTTAGCCTGCAAACACGGGCCAGTTTAACGAAAGTCTCAAAAGTGCAATAGATTGATAAAAAACAGTACTTCCTTGGTGCAACTTAATAAATCTAGACAACTTTGACTGGCAATACAAACCAAagggtttattttttgtttgaacacTTAAATCAACTGAGTaaataattctgtaatttttattttagttaaagATAGAACTTACCAAATGATACTACGGCACGTGCTTGTTTAAAAACTCGACGTCCAGAAGGAGTTTCTCGACCAAACTGAGTAATGGCTACCAATAAACCTTGTACATGCATTCGGCGTAATATATTTATCTATCGAACACTTTTAAAGTGTTATAAATCAATACACGATAACTGTAAAAATATTGCAAGCCACAATGTTTGATTATTATCTAAATAAAAACACGTAAATGACATTGGTTCATGGGTTTAAAAAGTCATAAAAATCGGGTGGCAATCCACTTTTCAAATGGGgcaaaatttttaaatattggTAATAgtactgagtggagtccaattcggtatctaatcatacgagtgattaacaaaatcggacgaccgcgtagcgggagtctgATTTTTTTAATCACGAGTAAGATTACAGGCCAAattgaattggacgacacgaagttctgttacaaAATTTTTGATATTTAAGGCGTTTTTGGCTCGCAGTGAAAAGTGCGTGCGTgcgatggcgcgtactgtccaattacagGCGTACCGTCCTTTTACACTGTCCtgttagtgctgaaatcagggcagttgatagccaatcagatttgagaattttgttatagttataaTTATTCGTTTTACACTGGTATGAGAGTCGGGAATCTCAGTGATATTGGGCCAGGGAGGCGTTTCTCGAAGGGTGAaaggcttttttacgttttttgagATAGAGAAATAAAAACTGGACTGGTTAGGGGAAAACACTACCATTCTttagattttcattttaaaatgtgcCGGCTTCAGGCatgaaaagttaccgggactttcaaCAATAAAGAGCGCTATTTTTGGTGCGGAAGTGCAGTTAGTCTCTttagctagtttacaggcactccactggAATAATtggaaacaaacaataaaaataaaacgtaaaggggataaaaaaaaaaccggttgGAAgtaggcaaccagttggctattgaGCAGCTCATGTGTTGCTTTCAATCCCAACCTTAATCTCAAGTTTGGATTGACCCGTGCTCCCCATCGCACCCTTCACAGACACTCCTGAGTCTAACTTTATAGTATGCCAGGTGTTATCACCCTTCACTTTGTCGGAACCATCCATGTCTTTGAACGACTGTTTACTGGCCTCCCGACGACCGCCGTAAAGTTTTACATTCCACCAATTTCTGAATAAGTTCAAATCAAACGGAACGGAATACATGATAGCTAATGTCTTGTCTAAGGCTCGTATGTAGTACGTGAAGACTCCAACGGCTCCTCTAGCTATAGGTCCCGAAGTTTTTCGAGCTCCCCATAGTATGGCCTTACCTAAGTAGAACAAGCATATAGGTAACGTTTATTTCTTGTCAATAATGAAAAGTGTATCTTTTGTTTACCAATTCTACTGACATAAGATTGGTACGAATGCAAAGTAACTTTAACAATGGgctaatttttgctgggtatgcgccgctggcctctcagagcccgtactccattatagtctattttgtggCCGAATTTAGGCCCCattttagtcacttttgggtAAATATGTCATTTTCGCGATTCTATCTAAGTCACTTTCTATTcatgtatctaccttatcaatcctttaaataggtccagtcctaaaatgaattgacccatttttttaaaattgaatggAGAACACATTACTTTacatctacagtacaaacatgCAGGTATGTTTGAGAAATGATGACGTCAATAATCACATTGCCGgtcaccatttacagacgaaacatcaaattcattgggactctgcgacatgtattacgtattctacagactactatcaacgactttctttagaaagctggtttactcaCTTAGAACAAatgccactgaatcgtagtcagcagcagttaccggcaccgtacaaacgattTATTGACGTGAATCAAGCAAacctaactacgagagaacgactggacaactgacaattttaCTAACAATAAActactgtttaactgtgacaatagacggatcgaaacgcaccaatgacattaggAGTCTTCAAAGCCAGTAACATCACGGCTTTAACGACcgataacatcgcgacttaatagAACACTCAGGTCAATGGGACTCATTGGAAAGGACGAAGGAAAAATAGCGACTGGCAGATTTCGTTTCAATATAGCGGTTCGGGAAGGAAGCTCATTGTTACGCGATGCGGTAAATAATGGCTTAAATGAAGGGAAATTAGCTTGTCCACACCAGAGTCAAAGTTAAGTCTATGTCCAAACACATCGGCgagaaagaaaagagagaaaaactgtTGTTTAAACACCAGGCCTGTTCAAACACTCAAAACACGTTCCAAgctcacgtttcacattatcacgagaaTATGAGtagtgtttggcctgtcaacacttaatttCAAAAAGTTAGTAAATCAGACCTTTTTCCAAAACCAGCTGGAAGCAATCCAAGAACATCTTTTCTCTTAAGCAATAAATCAGCCTGCAAAGCACGCATATTTTGCAGCGCGATCCATTATCCTTTTGCGGGAATAACGTTatcccgccatcttggacgttaaTACTACCAGAGAGTTGGAACGAGTAAAAAACTGATTTAAGGGAAGAGGTTGATGGGTTTCAAAtagtaaccctaaccctaagctccTCTCTTCTCTCCGCCCCTCCCCCTTTTCCCGCTTTTCCCGCTCCTCCTCCCTTAGTCTTTTCCTATAGAGCGCCGGGGAAGACGGTGCACTGTGTAATAATGCACTACAGCCCATATGAACTTTGATGATGAATTGTTCAGATTGATGATGAATAAGTGGAAGAAAAATACTACCGGCTAGAAAATCAGACTGGAAAGTAGTGTGGCAGGGAtgttttactccactttgttgcgcaggaatttcattaacttgCGCAGGAATACCTTGACGCCAacgacgtcataaccttttgtctttatctcaggcgtaaaatgcgcaggaatctcattaagataaggtcgtgtGCTATTTCTAGTTggtttaggttttctagttactttaaggtcaataaacgtcttcgttttcgattggttagttagaaaataagaaacgtttttattggcTAATTCATAGTGTTTGaggagtaaagtcaaacttgtctgtgacttaaaatcGCTGAGacgtaacgtaattatgcaagtcctatttcctggtgctgtgattgtcctagttcgggttcactgatttttggccagcaaatcgtgcatattaatgagggcaaaggcaaactagctcttttttactctgcaaacaatgttttagTTACCCCgctccttttcatttttattttcctcctcctccacaattttattattttccttcctcaatatttttattccctcctccagaatttcacaattttaatattttccctcctccttctcctcatttctattgttttccccccaccaccatcaccaccaccacatttctattgttttccctcccccaccgccaccacatttctattgcttTCCCTCTACAACCACCACAGCCaccacatttcttttgttttctttccactACCAAATCAAGAACAATTGTTGTTAAGTGAtttggtggagggaaaacaaacgAAACGCACGACCTCCAACCTCATGTgctaaactttttcaactttacgctctagttctctgtgCAGAATTGTTACCATTTTCTTATTGATAGaaaaagaagtacaacgccCGGGAACCACAGGTCCGTCCTCGACTTGCTCCCGTTGATGCGTttcactaaattaaataagcagGACCCGCGGAGCGGATTTTCAAGTGGGGGGGGCTAATTTTTAAGTCAGACATTTTTAAGTCAGATTCTTTGAAGGTGCCAAAGTTGCTTTTACGATTTTCATTGAGAGCTGCAAACTCATTGGCAACATCTATAAGACAAAGTTTGTCTGTTCTCTGCTTGTGGGTATTAAGTATTGTCAGATTTCTAAATCTTGTTTGTGTCATCGTCGAGCGTAGTCACGTTTTCAGTCTCCGAGCAGAAGAAAAGGATCCTCGCCTGCTGCACTGGTTGCTGGATTTACAAGAAGAAGTTTACATAGGGTTATGATTTCAGTTATCATACACTTTTCGGCTTCAGAAAGCTGCTTGATCTTGGCTAAAATGTCATCAAAACAGGTAAATTCTCCGTCCTTCATCAACACCTTAAATATTTCCAGTTGAACATTCAATGTtctaacatcaacagccaaAAAAAGTGAGGGGGCTAAAGCCTCCCCCCAGCCCCACCCCCTGCGCGGTCCCTGATAAGCCCCCCGCTttcttttaagcccccccccgCCTCAAAAGTGCtcgaaaaaaataagcccccggggggcttaatagaggatttacggtacccGACAAAagctcttgttgttgttgttggtggcACATTTCCGATAAATTCAGTTCAATGTCTCGTgaattatccaatgattcagtttttaataattattattcctttGTCCCTTCCCATGAGTccccgcgcgcctcaacctaaccccAATGCTCTCTTACCCCCAAAACGCAATGGATGCGAACCTGGGGTCTATCCGAATGCCGTTCACCTGCGCTAAACAGCAATCATACGATACTGGTAAATGGTTAGGTAGGATTTATGCTTTTAAAATTAGACTACTCTAGTTTGTACCTGTTGGAACATCAAGTGGAAGGATGGCGTCTGAGGTGCCAGACGAAAAATACACGGAAATTGCTTCCCACGGATGCTTAGTTTCATTCGAAACGGCGACAGCAATTCTGCGGGTTGTTTGTATATTATCCAAAACTGTTTTCAGTGAGTTCACAACAGATGCAATAGAGACCACGCTtccagcagcagcagcaacagcagctagaatgaaaaaagaaaaaaaaatagatatcagatattattgttattattattattcacaaACTAAGTTATCATTAGTGCAATGAgttaattttgaattttctctccCTGTAGTCCAATCAGTTATCGCCAACTTCGTTCCGGATGACATGATCCACCATTCCTTTCTCGCCTGAGACGAAATGTttactttttaccatttttagcAGTGGCTCCAGAACCGTCATCCGTAGCCTAAATACACACGTCAGACCCAGGGCGTTAGACCAGAAAATGTTTTACTAAATTAATTAAGACCAAGTGCTTCAGAAACTGAAATTATCAACACTAAAAGTTCACATGTAAGGATCTACATTGTACTCATGCCTGCAGTTAAAGTTAAGTTTGACTCCTGAGTTTAAGTATTTCCTTTAGAATACCTAGGACTGGACGCCTTCGGCGGCCTGTAAACTTGAACAATCGTCTCCGCAATGATGTTTCATTGATACCAGCAGCAACAAACATTTGGCCGGCTCTCAGCAACAAACTTATGTGGgggtgttcgagcaactcgctcgctaagTGAGAAAGTACCGAGAGTCCTCTTCTACTTCCTAACAGCAATTTACTAATGCTTACTACTCCTACTCAACACTCCTACTAAGCTAACAATCCAAATAATAGCTCTTTTCATAGCCAAACCTGGACATGTCGAAGTTGGCTAACTTTGAGAATAAAAACGACGCAAACTCGGTAAGGATCCAGACTCTAATTTCAACTTTGGTAAACGTCATTGTGAATATTATACAGAACATAAATTTAATGAATCATATGGACAAAATTGGCTCTTCTGATAATTCAATTTGCTTTTCGTTACTTCATTTGAATATCCGTAGCCTGAATCGCAATTATGACAACTTGATCAACTGTTTTGGCAAGTATCAAAAACAAGTTCTCTGTTATCGAGATTTCTGAAACGTGGCTGGCTCACGCTGATCATGCTGTTGATATTGATGGTTATAACTTTGTTCATAATCATCGTCCCAATAGACCTGGTGGAGGTGTTGGAATGTATATAGATGCTGACTTAGAATTTAAATTTCGACATGACAACTGGAGTCAGTTTCCGTCGAGTCCCTTTTAATTAAAGTCTGTCGTCGTGAAAGAAACAACTTAATCGTTGGAGTCATTTACAGACCACCGGATTTTGATGTCAATGattttgtaaaaaatgtttactcatttttgacaaaaggtaACAAGAAAATAAGGTATGTTACGTAATGGGAGATTTCAAGATGAATCTAATGAATTATCAATCACATAATTTGACTGGCGAACTCTTAGATGTGATGTATTCTAATACGTTTTTTCACTTGATAACGCGTCCTACTAGAATAACGTCCCATTCTGCGACTCTCTTCGACTTATTGATAACGTATTTCACAATTCTCTCAAAATATTTTCCTCAGTGGACTATTATTTACCGATATTTCTGATCATTTACCAGGAGCCCAACACTTACCtaatttttgttattcattATGAACATAGTAAGTTTTCTTTCGTgataaaaataaggaaaatgaGTTCAAATTTCGTGATTCGTTAAGGAATATTGATTGGCAAAATATCTATAATGAGAACGATGCAGATATTACTTATAACAGCTTTCTTAATAAATATTTTGATATCTATAACTCCTGTTTTTCTCTAAAAAAGTGAAAGCATCGAAGTATGCACTTAAAAGACCGTGGTTATCCATCGGCGGGATTACAAAAATCCATTAAGGAGAAGAACAAATTGTATAagaaatttataaattttcccACTCCAACGATTGaggaaaattccaaaaatataggAACAAACTGCACCACTCTCTAAGTCTAGCAAAATCTCTCTATTATGAAAAAGACTTGAATTGTTGAAAAAATAATGCGAAAGGTACCTAGGAGATTTTAAATCAGGTAATAAATAGAAACAATCGTTCTAATAAATTACCATCAACGTTCACCATCAATAATCAGGAGGTTTCAGATTCCAGTTGAATAGCTGATcattttttgcaactttttttacCAATCTGGGGCCTACAGTCGGTAAAAAAATATCCAGTTTAATTAGAACACATAGGTCTTTTTTTACCGGATCGCTTgattaattcttttttctttgaatctGCTACGCAGACTAATATTTTTGAAATTGCTAAGTCACTTCGTCTTAATACTGCGGCTGGCCATAAATTAACCATACGTTGACATACGTTTTAAATCTATCAATTAACCCAGGTATTTTGGAGTTCCTCAGGGGTTTGTGCTCGGTctcttattctttttaatttatatcaTTGAATTGTGTCAGATTTCAAATACCTCTGACGTGATTTTATTAACTGGGCTTGTCGTATAAAATACCTTCGATTAATTTCTCTCTGGGTGGTACATGTATCCCTAGCAATTTGTGGTAGGGATGTGTCGACTCATTCTCTTAATACTCAAGTCCCCCCGGAATTTTTGGTTCAGTAAACGGCCTCTATCAATGATTAACCGAGCAACTCAGGGGTGTATTCCTTGGAATTGTTAGTGGGATGCGTTGTTCGGTTTGCCAAATCTTTACTCCAGATTTTCTATTAGATCAAAAcatacaatcggcgacaaaatgagtttaGACACTGCCCTAAACTGGGCTTTTTAACGTTTTATTGACTTCAAAAGGGTGAAATATAGCTTTTTCTCTCCCACCCCCTCCATACAATGTTGTGCCGATGTTCGAGCTACCTTTAGGAAACAACAAACACTCCAACTTTGAAaggaggggagaggggaggggtgcggattcgtTTGTTCGccgaagttaccctatttaagtacaatgtctcaacaagtTTGTAGCCAATTGTATAAGGCAAATGTACAGGAGTACTCCCTCGGAGAATTTCTTGTCATGACGCTAAACACGATCAATTACTAACTTGGTGAAGAATGTTAAGCAAAGGCAGCCATGAAGCGTTTGAAACTGACGTACTGTgctttttcatcgtctcctTGAAAAGATGCTACGATGAGTACCATTTGCggtttttcttcacttttttctttttgaggagtttttcccttccaaaacgtGATTGCAAATCTGTCTATGTGTGTAGCTaaattgtgtgtgtgtgtgtgtgtacatCCATTGAATAAAGACGTCTCTCAAGCTATCGCTGGCACTTTTTATCAGTGTCTTTTTCAAAAGATGGTAGGATGGGTCGCTTTTAAGGTTTCTCTTCGCATGATGTAGAAGCTTAAACCGTTTAAAATGTGACGACCAATGTCTCTTTTTAGCTTTTTGCGCTTCTTGCTCAGCTTGTGAAAAGTCATTCCTTACAGGAAAGGAATGTTCCTGTGGGGGTGGGGGCAGAGGAACTGGGGAAGGGATGCGTGAAAATAACGCTTATTGTTTCCTACTTAGAATGGCTcacttgcttactttatttataatagtggaatttgaaaagttaCTGTACAGCCccgacttaaaaatggtactcatttttcttgttacgaaagTGTTCCAAAAGGATACAATGATcaaatgagtttatgtttcactcaaacATGAGGTGCTATGTCACGCAAGTCAGCGACAAGGTTCTGTGGTACAGcaccccctccctcaggaaaaatcgccTTCAACAGCCCAGTTAAAATCGCTTTTCGGCAATTCTTGTTTGCTGATGATACCAACttattcttttctcttattGACTTTCCTCATTAATGAACTTGATTAACTCTGAAATGCCGAAGTTATCTGATTTGTTTGAAGCCAACAAGCTATCTCTAAATATACAAAAGCCAAATTGCATAACTTTTAAACCCGGGCAGAGAAGAGATGAATTCACCTTTAATATAGAGATGAATGGTCTCAAGACAAACCAAGTTTCTTGGTGTTATTTTAGATGAGTCATTATCATGGAAACCCCGTATTTCTCAGGTTGCGAGGGAAATCTCAAAGTCTGTCGGCGTTATTCGTAAATTGAGTTCTTGTCTTACTAAGCCAGCTTTGTGTACTTTATACTATTCACTTGTCTATTCTTATCTTCAACTTTGTATTTCAGTTTGGAG
The sequence above is a segment of the Porites lutea chromosome 3, jaPorLute2.1, whole genome shotgun sequence genome. Coding sequences within it:
- the LOC140929961 gene encoding DELTA-stichotoxin-She4b-like — encoded protein: MAAVAAAAGSVVSIASVVNSLKTVLDNIQTTRRIAVAVSNETKHPWEAISVYFSSGTSDAILPLDVPTGKAILWGARKTSGPIARGAVGVFTYYIRALDKTLAIMYSVPFDLNLFRNWWNVKLYGGRREASKQSFKDMDGSDKVKGDNTWHTIKLDSGVSVKGAMGSTGQSKLEIKVGIESNT